Below is a window of Syngnathus acus chromosome 8, fSynAcu1.2, whole genome shotgun sequence DNA.
GGACAACCACGAATACGCCGTGTTGGGATCCAGGGTGATGGgtgctaaaagaaaaaatgagcaTCATATTCAAACATATGTAAAAATGTGGCTAATTTACTAATTATCTCCGCACAGATTGCCCACCCATTTTTCTCCCACGCTCTGCTTCTGCAAGTTGAATCAAACAAGCTCCACCCccggttgtcatggtaacgaGAAAATAGCCCTGCTCTACATAAATAAAGCATTGCAATGTGCTTACTGTACTGAACCATGGCCACCATCTTCGCCCAAATGTGGTACTTGAGGGAACTGACGTGCTTTGCCACGTTGAGAAGCGCTCCAGGCACTTTTCCCGGATCCTTCACTTGAATCTCTGCCCTTTGAACCAtccgaaaaaaaataacattcaaatcttctaacacacacacaatcgaGTTAAAGTGGTTACGACATCGTCATGAATATAAACACGCCTTACCTTTTCTTCGTGTTGGGATAGTTCTAgaatgaaaagtgaaaaaacattcaagtatgAATCTATTTCTAACATTCTTTTAATGACAGTATCCCTTTATTTGTCCGCTCGGCTTGCAGATGAATCGGCAAAACGTAAAGTCACCTGCAGGAAGCGCGCGTCGGCGGACGCGATCTCATTCTCCACGGCGATGACAGCGTGCGAGAAGGTAAGGATGTCTCTGGTGATGCTGTCGGCCTTCTTCTTCACCAGCTCTCGcttctcctccgcctcctgcTGCACGACGGCCAGCCGTGTTGTTTCCTCCTTTTGTAGGAAGTCACGCAGCTGCTGAAACTCCTCTTTGATATGCTGCTCAGTGGCCTGAGTTTGGTTCtgaaacaaatacaaacgAGTCAACAACATAGATTACGACTCCAAATTGTACACAAGGGGTGCATGTCAGGTTCAGTAAACTTTAACTAGTGGCTCAAaagctccctctagtggcgtGTGATTGAATCATTGTCTCAGTagagttcagttgtatttaactttgaaCTACATTAAATTGTTTaagaatgttttctttttttttccattttgtgcaattttaattgaatcattttgtcattactttttaaatgttgcccacactttctttttcaataaaacaaaaagatgcaTCAAAAAACAGTTGTCTATTATTCACCTacaaaaacatctttcatCACGTTGGATTGTTTTCAAAGCATTCTGTTTGTTGATACCTTGATGTGCACAGTTGTGTCATCACACTCCTGCTTGGCCTCATACAGGCGCCGCAGGTTCTTCTTTAGGGGGATCAGATCCTTCTTCAGCTCTTCCTGAGGGCGACACCATGACATGTCAAAGAatagacaggtgtaagggtGATGACACATTTCATAGTCTTGCATTTGAACCatatgaaatataaaacaagcaaaaaaaaaaaaaaaaattatagttGCTCAAGCATAACAATGCCGAATTAAACATACAAAACACATTGATAGTGATGAATCATAACGGGCCAAATGAAATCcccaaaatatgaaaacacaGCCAAAGACACAAGAAAATCTGTCGCTAGCACCAGACCTACCTTACAATCGTGCGCACCTTCTTCCAGAGGACACACTCTGTGACCGTGGTGTTTCTTGGAGGTGTGGCACACGCAGCAGAGGACCTCAAAGTCATCCAGGCAGAAGAGCTTGAGGACTTCTCCATGGGAATCACACCTCaccacctgctgctgctgctcctcgtCCCAGTGGCCGTTCAGTCCTGTAGCCCCCGCGCTGTCCGCCCGGCGCCGCTGCTCCACCAGAAAGGTGTCAGCCACGTTCCTGAGGGCCAAGCTGACGGTGGGCTCGGTCAGCGAGCATTTCCTGCGACAGATAGGGCACTCACGGCGGGCCTTCTTCTTGTTCCAAAACTGCTGCAGGCAAGCCCGGCAGAAGCTGTGGCTGCACTTGAGCACCACGGGCTCCTTGAAGATCTCACAGCACACCGGGCACGACAGCTCCTCTTCCAGCACGGAACTCGAGCGCGACGACACGGCCCTCGGTCGCAGGGCCGTGTTCGCCTTGGAGGTCTGCAGGAAGGAAAGCTTCCCGGGCTGGGAGGAAGCGCGTGGGCGTGACGCCATGGCTTAGATAATGCGATCCTCAAACTGCCAAGAGTGGACTAGGCTGGGTTTACGGCAACAGGGGCTTTTGAACTACAGGGACTCGAAAAACAGGTTTGGGAAAAGCCCTCATTGgctactttatttttttacgtgGAAACAGCAACACATGGTCATGTGATGCACAGTGTCAACCTGAGCAGAAAAAAACCTAATTGTGTCCAAAATGGTGAGAAAGAAACTGAAGCAAAAACACCAACCATGTGATCTTGATTAGAACTGCATTATAATTAGCCATGAAGAGTGCCATACAAAGTCACGTTTGCTGCAGTCAGTGTTTAGTAACATCATCTCCAAAGTGTGAATAACAAAATGGCTTCAGAATTCTGCCCACACACAAGAGcatgtttttcccccaaacaTGCAAGAAGACGCATAACAGGAAGTCGTTCCTAGTAGACCTTCCTCCTATATGAACtcatattgaaaagaaaaaagtgtttttataACTTAAATTCCTTTACTTCCACAGCGCTGTCATGTTTATCACTTTATATAAAAACActagccataaaaaaaaaaacagcaaagcaaCTAAACTGCATCTCTGAACCTAAACAAGTAACCTAAcactgctttatttattttttttacaatataagTGTCATCAAAAGTAATATCGCAGTCACCACAATAGAAGGTGCGACTCAAACACTACTGCCTGGCAAGCTACACTTAATATTATGACCTTTTTGACAGCCCACTTCTCCTTTGGAAGTCAAATACAGCAAAGTTgatgaataaaaattaaaacatgcttgtcaaaaaaaaaataaagcaagtaGAGAGGCTCGGAACAAACAACACTGCCAATACAACAGAGGCTCTGTTGTCTCGGGCCACCGAACACCAtcgatttgtgtgtgtgtggaagggGAGGGGCAACCAATATATGGCCCACCATGCAAGttgacacacatacaaactAAATAGGAAAcattaccaaaacaaattgaacatTTAAGACATGCGTGGCCCTTGAGGGACTGAAATGGCAGCTTGATAGGGAAAAGATTTCTCAACCCTGCAGTAGTCAGTGTGCGGCATGCGCGTTCGCGAGGCTCGTCTTCATGCTTACACACGCATATTCCTTCACACCTGCCGAGGAATGCTAGGGCCACactcaaaaaaaataagaattgcACTACCAGATTTATGTGAAAATCATACACACATAAGTTGCATGCAAAAACCAGACGAATCTTTAAATTACTGTGATTTTTGCGACGCTGGAACGGATTagtggcatttccattcatttcaatggggaaagatgatttgagatgtatcagagaaaatacatttgaacttTCCAGGGTGGCCCCGACACCCCTTTACAGATGGGAACCACAGGAAGACgagctaaaataaaaataaatgcacttgATTTCCGCCTCTTTGTCACAAAAGTCTCtaccaaagacaaaaatggcaAACAGCAGGAGTTAAACAGTAtagtgaataaaaacaaaccatttgtgttgaGTTCCCAAGTagtgaccacacacacacacaagtccgTCAGGCTCCGTCGGCAAGTCATGTGACGTTCACACCCGTCCGACTTTAGCGTCGCCGATAGCGCCCCACACGTCGAAGACAAACTCATCCGGGAAGGCGAAGTCTCCCAACGTCTCGTCGAGAGCCTCGGCAAACTCGTCTGGGTTCTTTTTGTCCTTTCCCAGCTCCACCATGGTGGCCGCTGGAGGGAAAAGTTTCAAATTAGGCTTCCAAAATTCAATATAAATTAACAGGAGAATTAGCTTACAAAAATGTCTCTTAAATGTTAGCAAGACTTGACTATAGCCTACAGTGGACGTACCCAGCTCGCTATCTCTGATGCCCATGTAGCTCTCCAGGAGGTCGTCTACCTTCTCAATGGCTTTTTCCTCAAATGCCGAGGGCTGAAGAAGGCGTgacaaaccaaaacattacACACTCAAAATACACAATTGAGAAAATGTCAACTCGTCAGAGTTCACTGCAAGCTCACCACTTCCTCTACGGTAGCGGGACCCTTAGAACGCAACCGTAAGGTTCCCCTGCCGGTGCCTAGCTGGACCCCGGATGATGACCTGGAGCCTCCAGATCGCTGGCTGATCATATCTGCACATAGCAAACactcagtcacacacacacagtacacAGACGGGAAGATAAAATCCACGTCAGCTCTACCGAAGGCTTTGAGCGGCTCCACCAGCTTGATGGTGAAGTCCTTGCCCTTGGGCAGCTCCTTGAGCATCTTGGCAACCTCGTAATGCCGACAGCCAATCAGGCGATGGCCGTTGATGGACTCGATCATGTCGCCCACGTTGATCACCTGGATCTGATGGATGATGCTACCTTCGCGGATTCTCTGCAGGAGATGTGCGGGG
It encodes the following:
- the gipc1 gene encoding PDZ domain-containing protein GIPC1, with amino-acid sequence MPLGLGRRKKASPLVENEEAEPIRAGLNVDGLNGSGVVGLGEGAASEGLPPPPSSMRPRLIFHTQLAHGSPTGRIEGFSNVRELYAKIGEAFGIPPAEVMFCTLNTHKVDMDKLLGGQIGLEDFIFAHIKGQKKEIEVYKGEDALGLTITDNGAGYAFIKRIREGSIIHQIQVINVGDMIESINGHRLIGCRHYEVAKMLKELPKGKDFTIKLVEPLKAFDMISQRSGGSRSSSGVQLGTGRGTLRLRSKGPATVEEVPSAFEEKAIEKVDDLLESYMGIRDSELAATMVELGKDKKNPDEFAEALDETLGDFAFPDEFVFDVWGAIGDAKVGRV
- the trim35-12 gene encoding tripartite motif-containing protein 35: MASRPRASSQPGKLSFLQTSKANTALRPRAVSSRSSSVLEEELSCPVCCEIFKEPVVLKCSHSFCRACLQQFWNKKKARRECPICRRKCSLTEPTVSLALRNVADTFLVEQRRRADSAGATGLNGHWDEEQQQQVVRCDSHGEVLKLFCLDDFEVLCCVCHTSKKHHGHRVCPLEEGAHDCKEELKKDLIPLKKNLRRLYEAKQECDDTTVHIKNQTQATEQHIKEEFQQLRDFLQKEETTRLAVVQQEAEEKRELVKKKADSITRDILTFSHAVIAVENEIASADARFLQNYPNTKKRAEIQVKDPGKVPGALLNVAKHVSSLKYHIWAKMVAMVQYTPITLDPNTAYSWLSISKDLTCVANSGSLQQLPDNPERFGHFVFVLGSEGFTAGRHAWEVEVGDKEDWMLGVVKESIDRKGRISGCPEGGFWMISHYEGEYLAMTRPSTTLRVEDELNRVRVQLDYDAGEVIFSNPVSMTTIYTFTDFFADKMYPFFCPGANINGNNPNPLKICPATVAVWNSATW